A genomic region of Pongo pygmaeus isolate AG05252 chromosome 7, NHGRI_mPonPyg2-v2.0_pri, whole genome shotgun sequence contains the following coding sequences:
- the CHRNA2 gene encoding neuronal acetylcholine receptor subunit alpha-2 isoform X1 — MGRSCPVFLSFTKFSLWWLLLTPAGGEEAKRPPPGAPGDPLSSPSPTALPQGGSHTEAEDRLFKHLFRGYNRWARPVPNTSDVVIVRFGLSIAQLIDVDEKNQMMTTNVWLKQEWSDYKLRWNPADFGNITSLRVPSEMIWIPDIVLYNNADGEFAVTHMTKAHLFSTGTVHWVPPAIYKSSCSIDVTFFPFDQQNCKMKFGSWTYDKAKIDLEQMEQTVDLKGYWESGEWAIVNATGTYNSKKYDCCAEIYPDVTYAFVIRRLPLFYTINLIIPCLLISCLTVLVFYLPSDCGEKITLCISVLLSLTVFLLLITEIIPSTSLVIPLIGEYLLFTMIFVTLSIVITVFVLNVHHRSPSTHTMPRWVRGALLGCVPRWLLMNRPPPPLELCHAPRLKLSPSYHWLESNVDAEEREVAVEEEDRWACAGHVAPSVGTLCSHGHLHSGASVPKAEALLQEGELLLSPRMQKALEGVHYIADHLRSEDADSSVKEDWKYVAMVIDRIFLWLFIIVCFLGTIGLFLPPFLAGMI, encoded by the exons ATGGGCCGCTCCTGTCCTGTGTTCCTGTCCTTCACAAAGTTCAGCCTGTGGTGGCTCCTTCTGACCCCAGCAG GTGGAGAGGAAGCTAAGCGCCCACCTCCCGGGGCTCCTGGAGACCCACTTTCTTCTCCCAGTCCCACGGCATTGCCGCAGGGAGGCTCGCATACTGAGGCTGAGGACCGGCTCTTCAAACACCTCTTCCGGGGCTACAACCGCTGGGCGCGCCCAGTGCCCAACACTTCAGACGTGGTGATTGTGCGCTTCGGACTGTCCATCGCTCAGCTCATCGATGTG GATGAGAAGAACCAAATGATGACCACCAACGTCTGGCTAAAACAG gaGTGGAGCGACTACAAACTGCGCTGGAACCCCGCTGATTTTGGCAACATCACATCTCTCAGGGTCCCTTCTGAGATGATCTGGATCCCCGACATTGTCCTCTACAACAA tgCAGATGGGGAGTTTGCAGTGACCCACATGACCAAGGCCCACCTCTTCTCCACGGGCACTGTGCACTGGGTGCCCCCGGCCATCTACAAGAGCTCCTGCAGCATCGACGTCACCTTCTTCCCCTTCGACCAGCAGAACTGCAAGATGAAGTTTGGCTCCTGGACTTATGACAAGGCCAAGATCGACCTGGAGCAGATGGAGCAGACGGTGGACCTGAAGGGCTACTGGGAGAGCGGTGAGTGGGCCATCGTCAATGCCACGGGCACCTACAACAGCAAGAAGTACGATTGCTGCGCCGAGATCTACCCCGACGTCACTTACGCCTTCGTCATCCGGCGGCTCCCGCTCTTCTACACCATCAATCTCATCATCCCCTGCCTGCTCATCTCCTGCCTCACTGTGCTGGTCTTCTACCTGCCCTCCGACTGCGGCGAGAAGATCACGCTGTGCATTTCGGTGCTGCTGTCACTCACCGTCTTCCTGCTGCTCATCACCGAGATCATCCCGTCCACCTCGCTGGTCATCCCGCTCATCGGCGAGTACCTGCTGTTCACCATGATCTTCGTCACCCTGTCCATCGTCATCACCGTCTTCGTGCTCAATGTGCACCACCGCTCCCCCAGCACCCACACCATGCCCCGCTGGGTGCGGGGGGCCCTTCTGGGCTGTGTGCCCCGGTGGCTTCTGATGAACCGGCCCCCACCACCCTTGGAGCTCTGCCACGCCCCACGCCTGAAGCTCAGCCCCTCTTATCACTGGCTGGAGAGCAACGTGGATGCTGAGGAGAGGGAGGTGGCGGTGGAGGAGGAGGACAGATGGGCATGTGCAGGTCATGTGGCCCCCTCTGTGGGCACCCTCTGCAGCCACGGCCACCTGCACTCTGGGGCCTCAGTTCCCAAGGCTGAGGCTCTGCTGCAGGAGGGTGAGCTGCTGCTATCACCCCGCATGCAGAAGGCACTGGAAGGCGTGCACTACATTGCCGACCACCTGCGGTCTGAGGATGCCGACTCTTCG GTGAAGGAGGACTGGAAGTACGTTGCCATGGTCATCGACAGGATCTTCCTCTGGCTGTTTATCATCGTCTGCTTCCTGGGGACCATCGGCCTCTTTCTGCCTCCGTTCCTAGCTGGAATGATCTGA
- the CHRNA2 gene encoding neuronal acetylcholine receptor subunit alpha-2 isoform X2, translated as MTKAHLFSTGTVHWVPPAIYKSSCSIDVTFFPFDQQNCKMKFGSWTYDKAKIDLEQMEQTVDLKGYWESGEWAIVNATGTYNSKKYDCCAEIYPDVTYAFVIRRLPLFYTINLIIPCLLISCLTVLVFYLPSDCGEKITLCISVLLSLTVFLLLITEIIPSTSLVIPLIGEYLLFTMIFVTLSIVITVFVLNVHHRSPSTHTMPRWVRGALLGCVPRWLLMNRPPPPLELCHAPRLKLSPSYHWLESNVDAEEREVAVEEEDRWACAGHVAPSVGTLCSHGHLHSGASVPKAEALLQEGELLLSPRMQKALEGVHYIADHLRSEDADSSVKEDWKYVAMVIDRIFLWLFIIVCFLGTIGLFLPPFLAGMI; from the exons ATGACCAAGGCCCACCTCTTCTCCACGGGCACTGTGCACTGGGTGCCCCCGGCCATCTACAAGAGCTCCTGCAGCATCGACGTCACCTTCTTCCCCTTCGACCAGCAGAACTGCAAGATGAAGTTTGGCTCCTGGACTTATGACAAGGCCAAGATCGACCTGGAGCAGATGGAGCAGACGGTGGACCTGAAGGGCTACTGGGAGAGCGGTGAGTGGGCCATCGTCAATGCCACGGGCACCTACAACAGCAAGAAGTACGATTGCTGCGCCGAGATCTACCCCGACGTCACTTACGCCTTCGTCATCCGGCGGCTCCCGCTCTTCTACACCATCAATCTCATCATCCCCTGCCTGCTCATCTCCTGCCTCACTGTGCTGGTCTTCTACCTGCCCTCCGACTGCGGCGAGAAGATCACGCTGTGCATTTCGGTGCTGCTGTCACTCACCGTCTTCCTGCTGCTCATCACCGAGATCATCCCGTCCACCTCGCTGGTCATCCCGCTCATCGGCGAGTACCTGCTGTTCACCATGATCTTCGTCACCCTGTCCATCGTCATCACCGTCTTCGTGCTCAATGTGCACCACCGCTCCCCCAGCACCCACACCATGCCCCGCTGGGTGCGGGGGGCCCTTCTGGGCTGTGTGCCCCGGTGGCTTCTGATGAACCGGCCCCCACCACCCTTGGAGCTCTGCCACGCCCCACGCCTGAAGCTCAGCCCCTCTTATCACTGGCTGGAGAGCAACGTGGATGCTGAGGAGAGGGAGGTGGCGGTGGAGGAGGAGGACAGATGGGCATGTGCAGGTCATGTGGCCCCCTCTGTGGGCACCCTCTGCAGCCACGGCCACCTGCACTCTGGGGCCTCAGTTCCCAAGGCTGAGGCTCTGCTGCAGGAGGGTGAGCTGCTGCTATCACCCCGCATGCAGAAGGCACTGGAAGGCGTGCACTACATTGCCGACCACCTGCGGTCTGAGGATGCCGACTCTTCG GTGAAGGAGGACTGGAAGTACGTTGCCATGGTCATCGACAGGATCTTCCTCTGGCTGTTTATCATCGTCTGCTTCCTGGGGACCATCGGCCTCTTTCTGCCTCCGTTCCTAGCTGGAATGATCTGA
- the CHRNA2 gene encoding neuronal acetylcholine receptor subunit alpha-2 isoform X3 gives MKFGSWTYDKAKIDLEQMEQTVDLKGYWESGEWAIVNATGTYNSKKYDCCAEIYPDVTYAFVIRRLPLFYTINLIIPCLLISCLTVLVFYLPSDCGEKITLCISVLLSLTVFLLLITEIIPSTSLVIPLIGEYLLFTMIFVTLSIVITVFVLNVHHRSPSTHTMPRWVRGALLGCVPRWLLMNRPPPPLELCHAPRLKLSPSYHWLESNVDAEEREVAVEEEDRWACAGHVAPSVGTLCSHGHLHSGASVPKAEALLQEGELLLSPRMQKALEGVHYIADHLRSEDADSSVKEDWKYVAMVIDRIFLWLFIIVCFLGTIGLFLPPFLAGMI, from the exons ATGAAGTTTGGCTCCTGGACTTATGACAAGGCCAAGATCGACCTGGAGCAGATGGAGCAGACGGTGGACCTGAAGGGCTACTGGGAGAGCGGTGAGTGGGCCATCGTCAATGCCACGGGCACCTACAACAGCAAGAAGTACGATTGCTGCGCCGAGATCTACCCCGACGTCACTTACGCCTTCGTCATCCGGCGGCTCCCGCTCTTCTACACCATCAATCTCATCATCCCCTGCCTGCTCATCTCCTGCCTCACTGTGCTGGTCTTCTACCTGCCCTCCGACTGCGGCGAGAAGATCACGCTGTGCATTTCGGTGCTGCTGTCACTCACCGTCTTCCTGCTGCTCATCACCGAGATCATCCCGTCCACCTCGCTGGTCATCCCGCTCATCGGCGAGTACCTGCTGTTCACCATGATCTTCGTCACCCTGTCCATCGTCATCACCGTCTTCGTGCTCAATGTGCACCACCGCTCCCCCAGCACCCACACCATGCCCCGCTGGGTGCGGGGGGCCCTTCTGGGCTGTGTGCCCCGGTGGCTTCTGATGAACCGGCCCCCACCACCCTTGGAGCTCTGCCACGCCCCACGCCTGAAGCTCAGCCCCTCTTATCACTGGCTGGAGAGCAACGTGGATGCTGAGGAGAGGGAGGTGGCGGTGGAGGAGGAGGACAGATGGGCATGTGCAGGTCATGTGGCCCCCTCTGTGGGCACCCTCTGCAGCCACGGCCACCTGCACTCTGGGGCCTCAGTTCCCAAGGCTGAGGCTCTGCTGCAGGAGGGTGAGCTGCTGCTATCACCCCGCATGCAGAAGGCACTGGAAGGCGTGCACTACATTGCCGACCACCTGCGGTCTGAGGATGCCGACTCTTCG GTGAAGGAGGACTGGAAGTACGTTGCCATGGTCATCGACAGGATCTTCCTCTGGCTGTTTATCATCGTCTGCTTCCTGGGGACCATCGGCCTCTTTCTGCCTCCGTTCCTAGCTGGAATGATCTGA